ATGACTGGTAAGCATAAGCACAGGCCAACAGATACATGCTTTCTTCAATAACTAGTCTAATGGATACATGCTGCTATACctatggaaaaaaagaaaaaggcagatACATGCTGTCATTCTTTCCAACATATTCTCCAGATGACAGAGCTTAACAATATTGTGCAGCGATTCAAGtcagaaacagaaaaaataaaaaggaaatgaaccTGTTTTAGATGCACCCAAATTGAAATGATATGAAGGTAAAATAGTGTTAGTTGATTGGCCAAAGTGCATTtgtcttataataaaaaaaaaagtacacttGTCTTATTTACACTTTGAATAGCTGCATCCAAGTAATCCGCGCTCGGGTGCACCTTTGGTGTGAAGAATTTCAATTGGATACCGCCTTACTGCATATCTAAATATCAGGGTGGAGTGAAAAAAATCACTGAACTTCTCTGCATCTAGTTTGGCACTTAAATTTAGCAACTTCATATCCTATTAGGTGACAACCATAGAGATATTTTACTGGGAAGTCTATATTTACATGTGACGTGCAATAACACATTCCAAAAATATGCATGGCCATTGTCTATCCACAATCCTACTCTCCAATACAAACCATGCAAATACTCAAATTGTTTCTTAGCATGATCATATTCTGGTAGATAATAACCATATGCATATGTCCACTTGAGCACTCGCCTACACTCAACTATCTGCAAACATCAAAGGAGCCCAATTTAGTTTCACGAAGCAGGTCgggataataaatcaaaacactCCATCAGATTTTAACATATATAACAGCTGTATTTACATTCCAAACtgaaaatcacataaatcataTTTAAGTTGAATTAAGTAATAAAACCTGTTGCCAGGCCTCTATGATGAACTTCAACCGTGATTCTGGGCTGGCATTGTGTGTCACTAAGCTTATCGAGCCgacaagaagaaaagacaaaacctTATTTAATCAATAGCAAAGGGTCGAAGCATCAGCAGCACAACATaattaaaccaaataaataGAAAAGCCATGCATCTTGCTTCCTATCACAAGAAAACAAAGATCAATCTGTTAATTTAACATCACAAGCAGTTTATCGCAACTCAACCGCCCGATTGCCACTTAGCATCAACACATTTACCCAAAGTATAGATTCTTCGAACACAACCGCAATCCTTAGTGTACTCAATATCCATGACTCTGTCGACTAAAATGTTAGCCCAAGTACAGAGAGGCAAACACATACAGAAACAAAGATCTTCCTGGTCTTGTAGCACTCCTTACACTTGGCCAATGCTTCTGCAACAAACCGTGGCCCAAGAGCTGAACATCTAATTCCAACTGAAAGTACTTGAGTAAAGCGATCCACGGGAGAAGTAGAAGGGGGCTTAATCTGCAAATTAAGCGTCAAACATAATCAAGTCAATCAATCCGTCCATGTCCAATGCAATCAGTTAAGCACACTAAACGAAAACCAACGatcagaaattgaatttcatgCTGACATTAATTGGAAAAcctgaagaaaattttgaaattactgCATCTTGGAGTCGGAAATTTCCATACATGGTCATTTCAAGTGAATAATATGTAAAGGAGCTCTCCATCTCTTTGACCagaaattgattcaatttatcCTCGGCTTGCGCTTCCTCGAGCGACTAAGACAATGCTGGCATTTACTAAAAAACAGACACGGGCATCTACGACAGCAAACCgattcccaagaaaaaaaaaacgcaggGAACTACAGACTCTCTTACCACATAGAGCAACAACGATCGGAATTCCAGAACTGACCTTACCGCTCACACGTCGGCAGCGAAATTGCAGACGGCGTCAAGCGTGCTCTCAATCTGCGCCTCGGGAACCGGGCTGGCGCGAGTTCCGACTTCCTCAACCAGTAGTGCCCGACCATGCGGCCCTCGTCTGGGCGGGGTTTGCGATCGCGCCCTTCCCCAGCTCCTCCATCACCTCGAATGCGGCCTGGAACCGAGGCTCTATCTCCTCCACGGACTCGTCCGTGAACTCGATTCGGCTCACGTCCGAGGGCGATATGTGCTTCGGCCTCGAGTTCGCCGCGGCGACATCCCGCGCGACGGAAGACGAACCTATTCATTCCGTACATCCCGGAAACAGAACCATCACGAACGAGACTAAGAACAAACCTCGGCGCCCGGCGCCGTCAGAGCATAATAGCCAAGGGAAAGATCGACGGTCTCGCGAGGCCCCCAGAGACTTCTTCGACCTCCAGAACAGCGCGCGgattccggcggcggcggtggctcggaGTCGGAGTTGATGACGAGTTCGTCGGAGGGAGGAAATCGGACGGACGCCCAGAAGTTGCCGAGAGACCAACGCGAGCACAAACCTTATGCGTTGGAAACAGTGGGAGGCGAAGGCGGTCGGGAACCAGCTGTGACTGGCGGGGCTCTTGGAGGAGGCGACGTGCTAGAGGTAGATGACCGGCGAGGCGGAGGGGTGGGATGCGCTGAGAAGGAAGTGCGGCTCGTTCTCTGTCTGCTCTtcgacggagagagagagagacaaaacccaaaaaaattcaagcgaggagagagaaaatttaagcGAGAGCGCTTTCATTACGCTTCTGATCCGTCCTTTCTTCgccagccgagccgagccaagcCGAGCCACCAGCCATTTATTTTGGAGAGAgcgagaagagagaggagagagacagaagCGCAGAAGATGGAGGGGCGTCAGAGTGGTGGGCCCCAGGAGCGCTTTTGAACGTCTGACGCCGTCGCCTACGTAGAGTCACGTGTCGACTCCTGAGTGGTCTTACCCACTGCCTACGTGGAGGGTAAAACCCAATCAATATTTTCTCGGAAAGAGTAGGCGACTTGATTGACATGTGGCATTCTTACATGGATGTTTGCAGGCTTTTCTCTCGATGTCCCGTGTTAATGCTTTAgaagatatataaatataacGATGTATTAATAGGGAAACTGAGGAGAAAAGGAaggataaaaaaggaaagagaaagagtgGGAACTCCCATTTTATTAGAGGGAATATAGAAGATTGTGAAGAATTTCTAATGAAAAGAACCATTAATCAGATGGAATAGAAGATTCCCAGTGAATTGATGATAGGTACAAAGGCCGACGAAATTCTTAGGAGGACTCTCGTAATCAAAATACATGTTTGCAAACTTCGACTACTGCATAGAAACAGAAAGTGAATAGCAATGGAGGTATTTCAAACATAATTACGTAAAAAACCTCAACGCATGATTTGACACATCTTCTGATTCTATATACCACTGTATAGTAAAAGACCACAATAAACATAGTAGTCTTGGAGGAGGGGAATATCAAGGCTGCTAAAACCACCACGACCATCGCGAGGTAAAGGACTCCGACGGACATAACAAGGCTCCCTAGCCAAGTAAGTCTGCTCACTGCTACAATTATGGCCGCAAAAAAAGCCACTGACATGCCGGTGAGAGCCATCAACAATAATGGCCCTGCTGAGTGGTAAGCTAGTTCTGCAACGTAGAAATCTCTATTGAGACTCCAGAGGAGGACTATGACTGCAAGAATGGAGCTGTACATGGCTAACATGTTGGCAATTATGAAAACTCGAAACATTCTGTGGTGCAACATGGTCGCTGTTCCCGGGTGTGGCTCATCGTAAGCATTATATCCACCAGGCAAGGTTAAGCCTGCAGTGAACGTGACGGAGGCCACAAGTGTGGCCACTAGCAATAAGGTATTGACCTGGTCCTTGATCCATTCGGCGGCAGACGATTTGCTCGCTCCATAACCTTGTTCTCTCGGCAACAGAACGTCTCGACCTTCGCTTCGTGGCACACCAACGACAATCAAAATCGCACGTCCTACTAACTGCAAATGTCAAATCAGAGAATTAGTCATCAATCACCAGCACATTAGATTCAGTTAAGAGTAAACACAGCCTGCAACCAAAATTACACTACCGCTGGATCTCTCGTCAGCAAGCTTCTGGATTCCATGGCCACATCCAGGGCGGTCAACCCATCATTGTTCCGAAGCGCCAAGCGAATTCTTTTGACCTTCGTCAAAGAGCGCATAACTTCGCAATGGTTGTGCATCGATGCCAAATGGAGGGGTGTGTTTCCATCGTCATCTTTCGCATTCACCAGCTTCTCGATGGTATCGGGCTCGCTGTATTTTTCTAATACGCGGTCGACCGCCCAGTGGTTCCCGCCCTTGGCTGCAACGTGAAGAATATTCTGACgctttttgtttttgatctCTGCCAGGTCGGGCCACGTGTCCTTTAGTAACCGTTCGATTACCCAGGTGTAGCCGGCTTCGCAAGCGATGTGAATCGGGTAGGAGCCGTTATTGTCCGTTTGAAGGGCGAGATAAGGGCATTTCTCCAGCAAGAGGCCAATTACATCTTCATCTCCAACCGACGCTGCAGCGTGCATTGGTGTCCCTCCGTCTTCATCGCGCACGTGGAGTAACTTCGGGAGTCCATCTAtaatttctttcaataaatCCGACATTATAGGTCATAGCACTCTTTAGGTTGGgtgcaattaactaattaaataattattgctGTTAGCTCCTGCAGAGTTATATGCTTTTTGACCAAATGCTATTATCAagcttttttttccaaattggacgattatgaattttgaaaaagagcaaaaagcatTGCAGTTTACTTACATCTATGTATTTATGGACTAGAACTACACATAAAGGTATCCATTACTTGTATTCCACTTCTTGATTGCGGCCAAAATTGGTGACATGCCCTGTATCTTGACTGCGTAAGCTTCATCTCAAGCGGATTCTTGCAAGAGAAGCCGAAGAATCTCCCAGGGTGCCTCCGCGCGAGGTTGCTATCGAGACTCGCACTTTTCCACTGCCAGATACAATGGAGATTTACCATCCTTGTTCTTCCAATATATAATTTCCGAGTTTGTTTCCCCACAAATTAGCATTTTTGTTGCGTTGAACCTTTTTTCTTGAACCATGACATGGAGTGGAGTATCCTCTGAGGAGTTTTTCTAGGTCATGATGTCAGGAAAATGAATGAGAATGAGCTCCATGACATCATCGCTCCCAGAGCTTGCAGCTACATGAAGCAATGAATTCCCGGAGGGAGTGACTTGTTTGAAGATTTGCAACAAAGCTAGTTTCCTCAACTCGCATGCCTTTTCTAGTGCATCGATGAATTTCTCGACATCCCCTCTTTTTGTGGCTTCATATAGGTCACAATCCATAATTTTGTGTAGATCTTCATCTCCGAGCTCTTGTTGGTCATTTGGAGTTGGGAGGTATCTCGCCTTCAAAGCTTCAAACCTTTCATTCGATGTCGCCCTTGTTTCTCTCTCATCCAGGCTTACTGCGTAATCCATTTCAGACGGTGGGAGTCTCTATGGAAGCAAACA
The sequence above is drawn from the Eucalyptus grandis isolate ANBG69807.140 chromosome 11, ASM1654582v1, whole genome shotgun sequence genome and encodes:
- the LOC120289729 gene encoding protein ACCELERATED CELL DEATH 6-like, translating into MSDLLKEIIDGLPKLLHVRDEDGGTPMHAAASVGDEDVIGLLLEKCPYLALQTDNNGSYPIHIACEAGYTWVIERLLKDTWPDLAEIKNKKRQNILHVAAKGGNHWAVDRVLEKYSEPDTIEKLVNAKDDDGNTPLHLASMHNHCEVMRSLTKVKRIRLALRNNDGLTALDVAMESRSLLTRDPALVGRAILIVVGVPRSEGRDVLLPREQGYGASKSSAAEWIKDQVNTLLLVATLVASVTFTAGLTLPGGYNAYDEPHPGTATMLHHRMFRVFIIANMLAMYSSILAVIVLLWSLNRDFYVAELAYHSAGPLLLMALTGMSVAFFAAIIVAVSRLTWLGSLVMSVGVLYLAMVVVVLAALIFPSSKTTMFIVVFYYTVSKFANMYFDYESPPKNFVGLCSSSVARDVAAANSRPKHISPSDVSRIEFTDESVEEIEPRFQAAFEVMEELGKGAIANPAQTRAAWSGTTG